Below is a genomic region from Leptolyngbya boryana PCC 6306.
AGAAAAGTATTGGTGGGAATGGCAGAACCTTATTGCCACAGAGAATTCAACGTTGAGGAGTAGAAAGGTCAACATGCAGAGTGCAAGTATAGACAGACAGCAAGACACGATCGAGGGCTATTCCCTTTCTCCGCAGCAGAAACATCTGTGGAAGTTGCAGCAAAGGGATCAGCACCAACCTTATCGCGTCCAGGTTTCGGTGCAGATTGATGGAGCCTTCGATCGCGAGAGACTCAAATTGGCGTTGCAGAACGTAGTCGATCGTCACGAAATTCTCCGAACTACATTCAAATGCTTACCCGGACTTACGCTCCCGCTTCAAGTGATAGGTGAGTGCGATTTTTCTTGGTACAGCGAACTGAATTTGAGCGATCGTACTGCTCAAGTGCAAGTGAGCCAAATCGAAGCTCTCTTTCAAGAATTCGGTCAACTTCCGTTTGACTTCGAGCAAGGATCGCTGTTTCGGGTTGCTTTAGTGATGCTGTCGGCTCAGAAGCACATGCTGTTGATCTGTTTACCTGCCCTCTGCGGAGATGGCGTGGCAGTCAAAAACTTAATTCGTGAGATCAGTCAGGTCTATCGTGCCTGCACCCAGAATCAGGAATTAACCGATGAGCCGTTACAGTATGCCGATATTGCAGCATGGCAAAACGAATTGTTAGACGCTGAAGAAAGCGAAACGGCAAAACGCTATTGGCGCAAGCTAGCGATCGCAGAAGCACTCACAGTCAAGTTGCCCTATGAACGCTCGACTACTAAATCCTCTACTTTTCAGCCCCATGTTTTTAGTGCCACGATCGCTTCGCCATTAGTCGCCGAGATCAATGAATTTGCGAAAACATACGAGTGTTCTACAGAAACTTTCTTACTCACCTGCTGGCAAATTCTGCTGTGGCGCTTAACGGGGCAATCTGAGGTGGTGGTGAACACCGCCTTTAGCGGACGAAAGTACGAAGAACTAGAACCCGCGATCGGCACCTTCGTGAAATATTTGCCGCTATATGGGCAACTAAGCGATCGTGCTCAATTCATAAATGTGTTACGAAAAACCGAGGAGTTGCAGCGTGAAGCCGACACTTGGCAGGAATATTTTGCTTGGGAGGAAGAAGCGCGCGATCCATCCATCTTGCCCTTTGGCTTTGACTTTGAAACGCTGGATCTCACCAGTTGCGGTTCTGAGCTTTCCTGGTCAATTGATCGATTTTCTGTGTGTGTCGATCGCTGCAAACTCAGGCTTTCTTGTATCGATCGCCATGACGGTCTAACCACAGATTTTCATTATGATGCAACTGTCCTTCAAGCTGAGGACATCCAACGCTTGGCAGAACAGTTGCAGACGCTCCTCGAAAGCGTGATTTACAACCCGCAAGCAGAAATTTGTACCTTAAATATTTTGAGCGATCGTGAACGGCATCAACTGCTCGTAGCGTTCAATCACACGCAATTCGATTATCCAAATCAATGCTTTCATCATCTGTTTGAACAACAGGTTGATCATACTCCAAACAACATTGCAGTTGTCTGTGGTGACCAGCATCTGACCTATGCTGAACTCAATGCTCGTGCCAATCAATTAGCCCATTATCTGCGATCGCTCGGTGTCAAATCTGAAACGCTTGTCGGAATCTGTGTTGAACGCTCTCTAGACATGCTGGTTGGGATTCTCGGCATTTTAAAGGCAGGGGGAGCGTATGTGCCCTTTGACCCGGCTTATCCCCAAGCGCGCATCGCCTTTATGTTAGAAGACACCCAGGCTCCTGTCGTGCTGACCCAGGCGCGACTCCTTGATCGCTTGCCTGACACTTCAGCCCAACTCGTTTGTCTCGATTCCGCTTGGGAGACGATCGAACGATCGAGTGCAGAAAACCCGCCATCCTCGCTCACACCAGACCACCTGGCTTATGTGATCTATACTTCCGGCTCGACTGGAAAACCCAAAGGAACCTTAATTCCGCATCGAGGACTCGTCAATTACTTGTGCTGGTGTACGCAAGCGTATGGGGTTGAGCAGGGGGAGGGGGCATTAGTTCATTCGTCGATCGCGTTTGATGCCACGATTACGGGGCTATTTGCGCCCTTACTGGTCGGCTCGAAAGTCGAACTACTGCCCGAAGACTTGGGAATTGAAGCGTTAGCCATTGCGCTCCAAACAAAGTCGAACTATAGCTTGATCAAAATTACCCCTGCACAACTCGAACTACTGGCACAACAGCTTCCTGCTGAAACCGCGTCGCATCGAACCCAGATGTTCGTGATTGGCGGTGAAAATCTGACGGCACAGCACATTGCTTTCTGGCAAACTGCCGCTCCTGAAACGGCTTTGGTGAATGAGTATGGTCCAACAGAAACCGTAGTCGGCTGCTGTGTCTACTGGGTTCCTTCCGATCAACCCTCGACAGGTTCCATTCCAATCGGTCGCCCCATTGCCAACACTCAGCTTTATTTGCTCGATCGCAATCTTCAACCAGTTCCCACCGGGTTTCCCGGTGAGCTATACATCAGTGGCGCAGGAGTCGCGCGGGGCTATCTCAATCGTCCTGAACTCACAGCAGAACGCTTTATTCCTAACCCCTTCTGCTCAGGTTCTCGGTTGTATAAAACCGGTGACCTGGCTCAATTTCTTCCCAACGGCACGATCGAATATTTGGGGCGTATCGATCATCAAGTCAAAATTCGCGGCTTCCGCATTGAGCTAGGCGAAATTGAAACTGTTCTGGCTCAGCATCCAGCCGTGCAGCAAGCAGTTGTCATCGATCGCGAAGATACTCCTGGAGATCAACGCCTGGTTGCCTATCTCGTTCCTGCACCTTCTGCCACGCCCAACGCCTCCATTCTCCGACCGTTTCTTCAGGAAAAACTTCCTGCCTATATGGTGCCGTCTGCGTTTGTGGTGTTAAAGAAGCTGCCGCTCACCTCTAATGGCAAAGTCGATCGCAAAGCCTTACCCGCACCCGAACAAGTCAGACCCGAGCTAGAAGCTGCCTATATTGCGCCTCGCAATTCGATCGAATCAACCCTAGCCGCAATTTGGGCGGAAGTTTTGGGACTCGAACAAATCGGTGTGTATGACGACTTCTTTGACTTGGGCGGACATTCCCTCTTGCTCACGCAAGTCACCTCTCGCATTCACAATGCTTTGGGGATCGACTTACCCATGCGTCAACTGTTTGATGCCCCCACGATCGCTGCTTTAGCCGAGGTGATTGCTGACAAACAACTAGAGCAAGCAGACCATGACCTCCTGGCTCACCTGATAGCAGACTTAGAGCAATTGCCGGAAGCTGACGTTAAAGCTGCCCTGATTGCTGAAACATCTTCCACCGGGAGCATTGACCATGAGTGATCTAAGCCAACGCCTTGCTGCCCTCTCACCAGAAAAGCGGGCATTGCTGCTGCAACGACTGCATCAGACGAGCCAGCACCCAACCCCAACTCAGATTCAACGACAGGCACGATCGACGAACACGTTCCCGCTGTCTTTTGCCCAACAGCGCTTGTGGTTTCTCAATCAGCTAGAACCCGGTAACGCTTTCTACAATATGCCTGCGGCTATTCTGCTGAAGGGACACCTGAATATTGCAGCACTCGAACACAGTTTAGACGCACTAATTCAGCGTCATGAAGCCTTACGGACAAACTTTACCACCGTAGCAGGAGATCCTGTTCAGGTAATTGCAACCGCTCGATCGCACAATTTGTCGATCGTTGATCTGCATCACTGTTCAGAACCTGAACAAACCCAGAGAGTGCAACAACTCGCTCAAGCAGAAGCCCAACTTCCCTTTGATTTAGGGAACGATTCGCTCCTGCGGGTTTGCTTACTCCAACTGAGCGAGACGCAGCACGTCCTTCTGTTCACGCTGCATCACATCATTGCCGATGCCTGGTCATTGGGTGTGTTGATCCAAGAATTTGCCCAAGCCTACAGTGCTTTTTCGACAGGCGAGTCTCTTTCACTGCCAGAACTACCGATTCAGTATGCCGATTTTGCCGTGTGGCAACGGCAGTGGCTTCAAGGCGATGTCCTAGAGACTCAACTCCACTATTGGCAACAGCAACTCCAGCACGCCCCACCTCTGCTCGAACTGCCCACGGATCGTCCCCGTCCTCCGGTGCAGACTTTTCGGGGAGCCTATCAATCTCTCATACTACCCAACGCCTTGATGGAGGAACTGAAAGCCTTCAGCCGTCGTGAGGATACAACTCTCTTTATGACGATGCTGGCAGCCTTTAAGACCTTGCTGTATCGCTATACTGGGCAAACTGATCTTCTAGTGGGTTCCCCGATCGCGAACCGCAATCGCCTGGAAGTGGAGAATATCATTGGGGTGTTCATTAACACTTTGGTTCTTCGCACTGACGTTTCAGGCAATCCCACGTTTCGAGAGCTATTGGCTCAAGTTCGCAAAACCACACTCGACGCATACGCGCATCAAGACTTGCCATTTGAAAGACTGGTTGAGACACTGCACCTCGAACGCAACTTGAGCTATAACCCAGTCTTTCAGGTAATGTTCCAGCTTCAGAACGCACCGATGGCTGACCTGGAACTCCCCGGTTTAACGCTGAGTAACCTAGAAACTGCTGGAGAAACTACTCAGTTCGATCTGAGCCTCAACATGGCAGAAACCGAAGCAGGGTTGCAAGCCCTGATCGAGTACAGCACAGATTTATTTGATGATGAGACGATCGCTCGAATGTTAGGACACTTCCAAACCTTACTAGAAGGAATTGTCGCCCATGAGAACGATCGTCTCTCAAATTTACCTTTACTGACAAAGGCAGAACAGCACCAATTCCAGGAATGGAACCAGACTCAAGTTGAATTTGCCCAAGTCCCCATTCACCAGTTATTTGAGGCACAGGTCAAACGAACCCCGGACGCGATCGCTGCTGTATTCGAGCAGGAACACCTGACTTATCAAGCCCTGAACGATCGAGCCAACCAACTGGCAAGTCATTTGCAAACGTTAGGCGTTCGTCCCAATGGGTTAGTGGGAATTTGTGTCGATCGCTCCCTAGAAATGCTGGTCGGCATTCTCGCAATTCTCAAGGCAGGTGGGGCTTATCTCCCGATCGATCCGGCATATCCGCAAGACCGTATCGCCTTCATGCTAGAGGATGCAGACGTTGAGATTTTGCTGACTCAATCGCATCTCTCCCCTCCGCTTACCCAATCTAATCCAAAAGTTCTCTACCTCGATTCTGATTGGACAACGCTCTCCCCCGGTTCCCCGCTCCCCTGTTCTCCCGACCACCTCGCCTATGTGATCTACACCTCTGGCTCTACGGGCAAGCCCAAGGGAGTGCAAATCGAACACCATTCGCTGTCCAACTTTATCCAATCACTTCAGCAACACCTCAACCTCACCTCCCAAGATTTTTTCTTCTCGGTTACGACCATCACCTTTGACATTGCCGCGCTAGAACTCTTTCTGCCATTGACAGTGGGTGCCCGTGTCGTGATTGCCAGTCGCGCAGTCGCCTGTGATGGGGTGCGGTTATCTGAAGCGTTAGTCCAATCCGGCACCACGATCATGCAAGCAACGCCTGCGACTTGGCGGCTTCTACTGGCATCAGGATGGCAGGGTAACGCACAACTGAAAGTGCTTTGTGGTGGAGAGGCACTGCAAGCGGATCTGGCAAGTCAGTTACGGTCTAAGTGTGCTGCCCTCTGGAATCTGTATGGTCCTACCGAAACCACCATCTGGTCTACGATTCATGCGGTTGAATCTGACAACGAACCCGTTCCCATCGGATGCCCGATCGCCAATACCGAGATTTACGTGTTGGATCGCGATCGACAACTTGTTCCAGTCGGGGTCACGGGTGAACTCTACATCGGAGGTGCAGGGTTAGCCAGAGGCTATCTCAATCGTCCAGAATTAACCGCAGATCGGTTTCTCCAGCTTGAACTGCCAGAGCAGCAGCAAACACGACTCTATCGAACTGGAGATCTCGCCCGCTACCGCTCGGATGGCACGATCGAGTGTTTGGGACGCATCGACCATCAGGTAAAAGTTCGGGGCTTCCGCATCGAACTCGGTGAGATTGAATCCGTATTGTGTCAACATCCCACCGTACAGCAGGCAGCCGTTACCGTCAGAGAAACCGAATTCGGCGATCAACGCATCATTGCTTACGTTGTCCCTGTCTCCGCGTCTCATTCTGAATGGCGCAGCTTTCTCAACACAAAGCTCCCTGACTACATGGTGCCTGCTGCTTTTGTACGGCTAGAAGCATTACCTTTAACCCCAAACGGCAAAGTCGATCGCAAAGCACTTCCTGCACCGAGTGAGATTCCATCTGAGCTAGACCCAACACTTGAAGCCGCACAGACACCCGTTGAAGAAATGCTAGCTTCTCTGTGGTCGCAGATTCTCGGAGCCGAGATAGGCATTCACGATGACTTCTTCGCCTTTGGTGGACACTCCCTCTTAGCCACACAACTCATGTCACGCGTGCGGGATGTGTTCAATGTGGAGTTGCCGTTGCGTGTGCTGTTTGAAACTCCTACGATCGCGCGATTGGCACCGCAGATCGAGAAGGCAATGAAAACCAGACAACAGCTTGCCATTCCGCCTCTGCAACCCGTCGATCGTACTCAAGCATTGCCTCTATCCTTTGCCCAACAACGGCTGTGGTTTCTCAGTCAGCTTGCACCCGATAGCGCACTCTATAACTTTTCTGCTCACGTTCGCTTAGCCGGAACGCTCAATATATCTGCACTAGAGCAAAGTGTGAACGAAGTCGTGCGACGCCATGAAGCCCTGCGAACTGCCTTTGCTGTCGTAGAAGGACAACCCATCCAGATCATTGCTCCGACTTTGACCCTGCCCGTCCCGGTTGTAGACCTGCGATCTCTCTCCCCTGCCGAGCAGCAGACGGCTGTCCAACACCTAGTTGATGAGGAAGACCGTAAGCCCTTTGATCTAACCTGTTGTCCACTACTGCGGGTAACAGTGCTCCGGTTGAATGCAACAGAGCATGTCTTGCTATTGACCATGCACCACATCATTTCGGATGGTTGGTCTATGGGAGTGCTACTGCGTGAATTAATGGCATTGTACGAAGCGTTTTGTACAGGTCAGCCTTCTCCCCTGCCTGCGTTACCGATCCAATACGCTGACTTTGCTGTGTGGCAGCGACAATGGTTGCAGGGAGACGTGCTAGACCAGCAGCTTCACTACTGGAAACAGCAGCTTTTAGGGGGCAATTTGCCGCCGTTGAAGTTACCGACGAAGCCATCCCAACCTAAAAGCCAGAATTACCAGGGCAAAAGCCATACCAGTGAACTCTCGGTCGATCTCTCTAGACAGCTTCAATCCCTCAGTCGTCAAGAGAATGTCACTCTATTCATGACGCTGCTGGCAGCTTTGCAAACGTTGCTGCATCGCTACACCCATCAGGATGACATTGTGGTGGGCACCGACATTGCTAATCGCACCCATAGCGAAACAGAATCGCTCATCGGTTTCTTCGTCAATCTCTTGGTGCTGCGATCAGATATGCGCGGCAATCCTAGCTTTCGGGAACTGCTGCAACAAGTCCGGGAAGTCACACTCAACGCCTATGCTCATCAAGACCTACCTTTTGACAAACTGGTCGAAGAATTGCAACCAGAGCGCAACTTACATCAGACTCCGCTCTTTCAGGTGTTGTTCGTGTTGCAAAATACGCCCGTTCCGACGATCGAGCTAACGGATCTGACGCTGCATCCTCTCGACACCCAAGAGAACGACTTATCGAAATTTGATTTAGCCCTCTTTGTGACAGAGACGGAACCCGCCATTCAAATAGCCTGGAAGTTCAACGTCGATCGCTTTGACCCTGACACGATCGCTCAGATGGCAAATCACTTCACTGCTTTACTTGCCAGTATTGTCGCTGCACCCGAAGCACGACTTAGCACATTGAGTCTGCAAACCGCAGCCGAACCCAAACCACTTCATCAACCCCGCGATCGCAAAAACATGAGTTTCAGTAAATTTAAATCCATTCAACCAAAAGCCATTAGCGTACCCGAAACGGGACTCGTGACCACAAGCTATCTCCAGCCTGGAGAACCCCTACCCCTCGTTGTACAGCCTAATCTAGAAGATATCGATCTAATTGGTTGGGCAAAGAACAACCGGGGCTTGCTTGAAACGGAGTTATTAAAGCATGGTGCAATTCTCTTTCGCGGATTCAATGCGGCTTCAGTCCCAGAGTTTGAGCGGTTTGCCCAAACGATTTGCCCAGCGCTATTTGGGGAATACGGCGACTTGCCCCGCGAAGAGGTTAGCCAAAACGTCTACACCTCTACTCCCTATCCGGCTGATAAAGCCATTTTGTTCCACAACGAAAGTTCGCATCTGCACTGCTACCCAATGAAGATCTGGTTTTTCTGTGTGCAGCCTGCCCAATCGGGGGGTGAAACGCCGATCGTAGATTGCCGAAAAGTTTATCAACTGCTCGATCCCAAGTTACAAGAACACTTTGCCCAAAAGCAACTGATGTACGTGCGGAACTATACCGATGGACTCGATGTTAGTTGGAGCCGATTCTTCCACACCACGGATCGATCCGTTGTAGAATCTTACTGCCACAATCATGGCATCGAGTTTGAGTGGAAAGCTAACAATGGCTTGAGAACTCGCGAAATTCGTCCAGCAGTCGCAACGCATCCCAAAACTGGGGAAACGGTCTTCTTCAATCAAATTCAACTGCATCACTTGTCTTGTCTCGATCTCAGTGTCCAAGAGTCTCTGCTTTCCCTGTTTGGTGAGGAAAACTTGCCGCGTCAGGTCTACTATGGGGACGGAACACCAATTGAAGACTCAGTCGTTGAAGAAGTTTGTGAGGCGTATCGGCAAGCCACCGTTCAATTCCCTTGGCAGAAAGGTGACATCCTGATGCTAGATAACATGCTGAGCGCTCATGGGCGTAATCCTTATGGGGGTGCCCGCAAGATTGTGGTGGCAATGGGAGAACTCGTTAGTCCCGCAGAGACAGCAAGATTGGAGGCAGGCAATGCAGTTGCAAGATAGAGTGATTCAGGGATTTCGACTTTCTCCACAGCAAAAACGGCTTTGGGAAGTGCAACAAGAGAACGGCATCTATCGCGTTCAATGCACTGTGCGGATTGACGGTGATCTGAATTTAGGAGTGCTGAAATCTGCCCTTCAACAAATCATCGATCGCCACGAAATTCTGCGGACTGATTTTGTCCGTCCGGGTGGGCTAAAAACTCCCATTCAGGTCATTGCAGAAAGTGGTCAACTCGTATGGCACAAGATCGATTTGCGAGGCGGATCTGTCCAGCAACAACAGACCCACATCAATGCTTTATTTGAGCAAGATCGATGCCAAGCATTTGATGTGGAGCATGGATCAGGGCTGCGATCTACCTTGTTAACCCTGTCAGCCCAACAACATATTTTGTTGCTCAGTTTGCCTGCTTTGTGCGCTGATGCCAGAACACTGAAAAATCTCGTTCAAGAGGTGGGTCAGTCTTATCAGGCTTGCCTTCGGGGTGAAACACTTGATGACGAAATTGTGCAATATACGCAGTTCTCAGAATGGCAAAATCAATTCCTAGAAGATGAGGATGCCCACATCGGTCACACCTACTGGCAGCAACAAGACTTCTCAAGAATTACCACTCTAAAGTTGCCCTTTAAAGCAAAATCCATTCGTTCCGCTCCCTTTGATGTTCGCGCTTTGGAGCAGCAGATCGCACCGGAAACGATCGCTAAAATCAACGCACTCACCCAACAGCACAACACGACCCCAGCCACATTTTTTCTTGCTTGCTGGATGATTCTGCTCTGGCGCTTCACTCAACAAGGCGAGATCATCGTCGGTACTGCCTGTGAGGGTCGCAATGATGAGGAACTAGAAACTGCGATCGGTCTATTTGCCAAATATCTACCGCTGCGGTGCTGCCTGCAAGAACAGGAGACATTTGATCAACTGCTACGATCGATTGATCAAACAGTTCAGAATCATTTGCAATGGCAGGATTACTTTACTGGGAACCATTTAGAGCAACAATCTGAACGTGGATGGAAAGCACTTCCATTTTGTTTCGATTTTGATGATCAACCTGCGGTATACGCTGCTGACGGATTAGTGTTTACGCTTGAACGGCACTCTCCTTACACAGAACGCTTCAAGCTCAACCTCTCCTGCACTCAAACCGCAGAGGCTTTGTTCACCCGATTTCACTATGACGCGACTCTGTTTAGTGATGAAGACATTCAGCAATTAGGGGAACATTGGCAGGTGTTAATTGAGGGAATTGTTGCAAATCCCCAAAAAACGATCGCTCAACTCCCCATTCTCAGCGATCGACAGCGCCATCAACTGCTTGTTGAATTTAACAATACCCAAACTCCTGTCTCAAAGTTCTGCATGCATAAGCGATTTGAGGCACAAGTCGATCGCACTCCGAATCAGATTGCTGTCATCTTTGAAGACCAACAACTGACCTACGCCGAACTGAATACTCGCGCCGCTCAACTTGCTTGCGATTTACAAGCATTAGGAGTTAAGCCCGAAGTCCGGGTTGGAATTTGCTTGGAGCGATCGTGTGATTTCATCATTGCGATGCTTGCCGTTCTTAAAGCAGGAGGAGCCTATGTGCCCCTCGATCCTGCTTTTCCTCGCGAGCGCTTAGCCTTCATGATGCAAGATGCCCAGATCTCAGTGCTGCTGACTCAAACGCTTCTGCTCAAGTCAATTCCTGACATCACGGCTCCAGTGATCTGCTTAGACAATCGACCCGATTTCTCAGATTCGCCCCTACTCTCCCACCGTCCTACTCCCTCCAACTTGGCTTATGTGATCTATACCTCTGGTTCCACAGGTAAGCCCAAAGGCGTGGCAGTGGAACATCAGCAACTTTGCAATTATGTGCAGGGCATTCTGGAACGCTTGAACCTGCCCGAAGGATCTAGCTTTGCTACGGTGTCTACGATCGCGGCTGATTTGGGAAACACAGCAATTTTCTCGGCTCTTTGCACCGGGGGCTGTCTTCACATCATTTCTGCCGATCGCGCCACAACTCCGCAAGCTTTCGCAGACTATTGCCGCTACCATGCGATCGATTGCCTCAAAATCGTGCCCTCTCACCTGGAGGCGTTGCTCGCTAGTGGAAATGCTGATATTTTGCCTCGTCAACGGTTAATTTTGGGTGGGGAAGCTTGCAACTGGAGTTTAATTGAAACGATCCAGCAGCTAGCTCCTAACTGTGTCATTCTGAATCACTACGGACCCACAGAAACAACGATCGGTGTACTGACCTATCAAGTGGAAGACCTTCCTACTCATGCAAGAACGAACTCTGTTTTGCTGGGTCGCCCGATCGCGAACACACAGGCTTATGTCCTCGATCAACAGTTGCAGCCTGTCCCGATCGGCATTCCTGGTGAACTCTATATCAGTGGTGACAACCTAGCACGAGGTTATCTGAACCAGCCCCAATTAACCGCAGAACGCTTTATCCATCACCCATTTAGTCAGGACGGACGATTGTACAAAACAGGTGATTTAGTACGATACCGAACGGATGGAAACCTTGAGTTTTTAGGGCGAATGGATGATCAGGTTAAAATTCGAGGGTTTCGAGTTGAATTAGGCGAAATCGAGACAGCCTTATGCCAGCATCCCGATATTCAACAAGCGATCGTTCTACTTCGCTCCGATGTGGCAGGCAACCCGCGCCTAATTGCCTATGTCATTTCCCATTCTCAGGCAACCTCTACCACCCATGACTGGCGCAATTTCTTGAAAGCCCAAATGCCCGAATATATGCTGCCCTCAGCCTTTATTCGGTTAAAAACCCTTCCGCTCACGCCGAACGGTAAAATCGATAAGCAAGCCTTACCCATTCCCGATCTGTTCAAATCAGATCAGGAAACGACCTTTGTGCCACCCCGCGAAGCGTTAGAACTGCAACTCACCCAAATTTGGGAAGACCTGCTGAATGTGCGACCCATCAGTGTGACGGATAATTTCTTCGATCTAGGGGGACATTCACTTTTAGCAGTTCGGCTCATTGCTCAAATTGAAAAACAGTTCCAGCACAAATTGCCGTTGTCGAGCTTTCTTCAAGCTGCAACGATCGAGCATCTTGCAGGAATTCTCCGACAAC
It encodes:
- a CDS encoding non-ribosomal peptide synthetase, giving the protein MQLQDRVIQGFRLSPQQKRLWEVQQENGIYRVQCTVRIDGDLNLGVLKSALQQIIDRHEILRTDFVRPGGLKTPIQVIAESGQLVWHKIDLRGGSVQQQQTHINALFEQDRCQAFDVEHGSGLRSTLLTLSAQQHILLLSLPALCADARTLKNLVQEVGQSYQACLRGETLDDEIVQYTQFSEWQNQFLEDEDAHIGHTYWQQQDFSRITTLKLPFKAKSIRSAPFDVRALEQQIAPETIAKINALTQQHNTTPATFFLACWMILLWRFTQQGEIIVGTACEGRNDEELETAIGLFAKYLPLRCCLQEQETFDQLLRSIDQTVQNHLQWQDYFTGNHLEQQSERGWKALPFCFDFDDQPAVYAADGLVFTLERHSPYTERFKLNLSCTQTAEALFTRFHYDATLFSDEDIQQLGEHWQVLIEGIVANPQKTIAQLPILSDRQRHQLLVEFNNTQTPVSKFCMHKRFEAQVDRTPNQIAVIFEDQQLTYAELNTRAAQLACDLQALGVKPEVRVGICLERSCDFIIAMLAVLKAGGAYVPLDPAFPRERLAFMMQDAQISVLLTQTLLLKSIPDITAPVICLDNRPDFSDSPLLSHRPTPSNLAYVIYTSGSTGKPKGVAVEHQQLCNYVQGILERLNLPEGSSFATVSTIAADLGNTAIFSALCTGGCLHIISADRATTPQAFADYCRYHAIDCLKIVPSHLEALLASGNADILPRQRLILGGEACNWSLIETIQQLAPNCVILNHYGPTETTIGVLTYQVEDLPTHARTNSVLLGRPIANTQAYVLDQQLQPVPIGIPGELYISGDNLARGYLNQPQLTAERFIHHPFSQDGRLYKTGDLVRYRTDGNLEFLGRMDDQVKIRGFRVELGEIETALCQHPDIQQAIVLLRSDVAGNPRLIAYVISHSQATSTTHDWRNFLKAQMPEYMLPSAFIRLKTLPLTPNGKIDKQALPIPDLFKSDQETTFVPPREALELQLTQIWEDLLNVRPISVTDNFFDLGGHSLLAVRLIAQIEKQFQHKLPLSSFLQAATIEHLAGILRQQPQAWERSPLIKIQSHGTNSPLFFMHPIGGNVICYASLASHLGSEQPFYGVEAPGLYGEEVPLESVEALAAHYIQALKTIQPQGPYYLGGWSMGGIVAFEMAQQLQQQGEAIALLALLDSTPPLSNTPSPTDNTNSLEDARLLADLAESTAHFFGKQLSISPTELQSLDPEQQLNYVLEVMKAANFVPPDIQPSQIQAFLQVYKSNARALMRYVPKRYSGQITLFRSSQPLPEHQTISDTISSWASLSTQPIDIHTVPGDHTTMLAEPNVQVLAAQIKDCLKRTA